From Lolium perenne isolate Kyuss_39 chromosome 5, Kyuss_2.0, whole genome shotgun sequence, a single genomic window includes:
- the LOC127303918 gene encoding uncharacterized protein, whose product MATFLVEKLLSGDVLELPKHDRPTFDFVVYDGVRTMFGVHSRYGWLEIGRSIRNNEIDVWGEWSYTSSDCDGPCSWASQDCSNPVLHDGFLYLLNRDGALAVYDERKHDEGFNILEKPGSFTFEHDDSYLVKSDHGELMAVLIGHRETPVNIVKLNEHTMEWEKIQDLEGRTLFTGTLTTTMKKTNIKWMQNKVFLPRLYDWPDTVHVDLVQREGEVAFVPK is encoded by the coding sequence atggcaacttttcttgtagagaAACTTCTCTCCGGCGACGTCCTCGAACTACCAAAGCACGACCGGCCCACGTTCGACTTCGTCGTCTACGACGGTGTCCGCACCATGTTCGGCGTCCACTCACGGTATGGCTGGCTTGAAATCGGCCGTTCCATCCGAAACAACGAAATCGACGTGTGGGGGGAGTGGAGCTACACGAGCTCTGATTGCGACGGACCATGCTCTTGGGCATCGCAGGACTGCAGTAACCCGGTTCTCCATGACGGCTTCCTCTACCTGCTGAATAGGGATGGCGCATTAGCAGTGTACGACGAGAGAAAACACGATGAAGGATTCAACATTCTCGAGAAGCCTGGAAGTTTTACATTCGAGCACGATGACAGCTACTTGGTCAAGTCCGACCATGGCGAGCTGATGGCCGTCCTTATCGGACATCGGGAGACACCAGTCAACATTGTCAAACTGAACGAGCACACCATGGAGTGGGAGAAGATACAAGACCTAGAGGGGAGGACATTGTTTACCGGCACAttgacgacgacgatgaagaagactAACATCAAGTGGATGCAGAACAAGGTTTTCCTTCCGAGATTGTACGATTGGCCTGACACCGTCCATGTTGACCTTGTTCAGCGTGAAGGTGAAGTTGCCTTTGTTCCAAAGTAA
- the LOC127303919 gene encoding uncharacterized protein, with the protein MEATTSLSHDWSSLPVKVLVRILDHLRWSSHPSFGLVCRQWKSARARAPFYPAWISPLLLNTTSDGTTNVRYYSPYYHKNFETACTLNIPDARIICATAQHLTLCREHLILDTQLLSGDVLELPKHDRPTFDSVVYDGVRTMFGVHSRYGWLEIGRSIRNNEIDVWGEWSYTSSDCDGPCSWASQDCSNPVLHDGFLYLLNRDGALAVYDKRKHDEGFNILEKPGSFTFEHDDSYLVKSDHGELMAVLIGRRGTPVNIVKLNEHTMEWEKIQDLEGRTLFTGTLTTTVKKTNIKWMQNKVFLPRLYDWPDTVHVDLVQREGEVAFVPKSGRADTTEKQNNYGTNIWSYKLGQSQEPREFWGIRM; encoded by the coding sequence ATGGAGGCGACGACATCGCTGTCACATGACTGGTCATCTCTCCCGGTGAAGGTACTGGTCCGGATCCTAGATCATCTGCGGTGGTCGAGCCACCCGAGCTTCGGATTGGTGTGCCGGCAATGGAAATCTGCCCGTGCCCGGGCGCCCTTCTACCCGGCGTGGATCTCCCCTCTGCTCCTCAACACCACCAGCGACGGAACCACCAACGTGCGGTACTACAGCCCCTACTATCACAAGAACTTTGAGACCGCCTGCACGCTCAATATTCCTGATGCCAGGATCATCTGCGCCACCGCGCAACATCTGACGCTCTGCCGGGAGCACTTAATCCTAGATACCCAACTTCTCTCCGGCGACGTCCTCGAACTACCAAAGCACGACCGGCCCACGTTCGACTCCGTCGTCTACGACGGTGTCCGCACCATGTTCGGCGTCCACTCGCGGTATGGCTGGCTCGAAATCGGTCGTTCCATCCGAAACAACGAAATCGACGTGTGGGGGGAGTGGAGCTACACGAGCTCTGATTGCGACGGACCATGCTCTTGGGCATCGCAGGACTGTAGTAACCCGGTTCTCCATGACGGCTTCCTCTACCTGCTGAATAGGGACGGCGCATTAGCAGTGTACGACAAGAGAAAACACGATGAAGGATTCAACATTCTCGAGAAGCCTGGAAGTTTTACATTCGAGCACGATGACAGCTACTTGGTCAAGTCCGACCATGGCGAGCTGATGGCCGTCCTTATCGGACGTCGTGGGACACCAGTCAACATTGTCAAACTGAACGAGCACACCATGGAGTGGGAGAAGATACAAGACCTAGAGGGGAGGACATTGTTTACCGGCACATTGACGACGACGGTGAAGAAGACTAACATCAAGTGGATGCAGAACAAGGTTTTCCTTCCGAGATTGTACGATTGGCCTGACACCGTCCATGTTGACCTTGTTCAGCGTGAAGGTGAAGTTGCCTTTGTTCCAAAGTCAGGACGTGCAGATACCACGGAGAAACAAAACAATTATGGAACAAACATATGGTCTTACAAATTGGGACAAAGTCAAGAGCCAAGGGAGTTTTGGGgaattcggatgtag
- the LOC127303920 gene encoding uncharacterized protein, producing the protein METTTSLSHDWSSLPVKVLVRILDHLRWSSHPSFGLVCRQWQSARARAPFYPAWISPLLLNTTSDGTTNVRYYSPYYHKNFKTACTLNIPDARIIGATAQHLTLCREHLILDAQLLSGDVLELPKHDRPTFDSVVYDGVRTMFGVHSRYGWHEVGRSIRNNEIDVWGEWSYTSSDCDGPCSWASQDCSNPVLNDGFLYLLNRDGALAVYDERKHDEGFNILEKPGRFTFEHDDSYLVKSDHGELMAVLIGRRGTPVNIVKLNKHTMEWEKIQDLEGRTLFTGTLTTTMKKTNIKWMQNKVFLPRLYDWPDTVHVDLVQREGEVAFVPKSGRADTTEKQNNYGTNIWSYKLGQSQEPREFWGSEKLDHSIWVDFSNK; encoded by the coding sequence ATGGAGACGACGACATCGCTGTCACATGACTGGTCATCTCTCCCGGTGAAGGTACTGGTCCGGATCCTAGATCATCTGCGGTGGTCGAGCCACCCGAGCTTCGGATTGGTGTGCCGGCAATGGCAATCTGCCCGTGCCCGGGCGCCCTTCTACCCGGCATGGATCTCCCCTCTGCTCCTCAACACCACCAGCGACGGAACCACTAACGTGCGGTACTACAGCCCCTACTATCACAAGAACTTCAAGACCGCCTGCACGCTCAATATTCCTGACGCCAGGATCATCGGCGCCACCGCGCAACATCTGACGCTCTGCCGGGAGCACTTAATCCTAGACGCCCAACTTCTCTCCGGCGACGTCCTCGAACTACCAAAGCACGACCGGCCCACGTTCGACTCCGTCGTCTACGACGGTGTCCGCACCATGTTCGGCGTCCACTCGCGGTATGGCTGGCACGAAGTCGGCCGTTCCATCCGAAACAACGAAATCGACGTGTGGGGGGAGTGGAGCTACACGAGCTCTGATTGCGACGGACCATGCTCTTGGGCATCGCAGGACTGCAGTAACCCGGTTCTCAATGACGGATTCCTCTACCTGTTGAATAGGGACGGCGCATTAGCAGTGTACGACGAGAGAAAACACGATGAAGGATTCAACATTCTCGAGAAGCCTGGACGTTTTACATTCGAGCACGATGACAGCTACTTGGTCAAGTCCGACCATGGCGAGCTGATGGCCGTCCTTATCGGACGTCGTGGGACACCAGTCAACATTGTCAAACTGAACAAGCACACCATGGAGTGGGAGAAGATACAAGACCTAGAGGGGAGGACATTGTTTACCGGCACAttgacgacgacgatgaagaagactAACATCAAGTGGATGCAGAACAAGGTTTTCCTTCCGAGATTGTACGATTGGCCTGACACCGTCCATGTTGACCTTGTTCAGCGTGAAGGTGAAGTTGCCTTTGTTCCAAAGTCAGGACGTGCAGATACCACGGAGAAACAAAACAATTATGGAACAAACATATGGTCTTACAAATTGGGACAAAGTCAAGAGCCACGGGAGTTTTGGGGAAGTGAGAAACTGGACCATAGCATTTGGGTCGATTTTAGTAACAAATGA